TTCATGGACACATCAAAAGCACCGCTTATTTTTGCAGACTGGGGAATTTGGATCATTTTTGTTTTTGACTATTTTTTTGAATTCAATCTAGCTAAAGATAAAAGAAATTATTTAAAGCACCATATCATAGAACTCATCTCAATCATCCCCTTTAATGCGTTCCCGGCATTTAGAATTTTAAGAATCGTGAGAGTCTTCGCCTTCGCTGGCCGTTTTCTGCATAAAACCAAAGACTTTCTTATCGAAACAAAAGTCTATATTGCTTTTATCATTACCGGCATCATCCTGATCATTTCAGGATTGTTATTCGCCTTTTACCAAAAAGATAACTTTCTAGATGGCCTATTTTGGGCCCTAGGTGTAGCGACAACAAGCGGGTCCCCATTCACTGCTACCAAAATGGTGATTAAGATCGTCAATATTATTCTCATGTTTACCGGAATTGGACTAGTTGGGTATTTCACCGGTGCATTGGCAAGTTGGTTAACGAAGGACGATATTTCCAACAATGATATTGATAAAAAACTAGATGAAGTACTGAAGAGAATCGATCTTATTGAGAGTGAAAGGAAATAACACAAAATGAGTGACACTGAAAAACAATATTTTGCAAGTCAACTACGTCAAGCCGTTGATAATTCTGATCTGACATACAGCGACCTTGCTCATACAAGCGGTATTAGTCTATCCACAATTAATCGATGGAAAGAAGGAAAAGCAGTACCAAGATTTGAGAATATTCTCAAACTCGCTGACGCACTGAATGAAAGTATCAATTGGTTTCTTGGCCGTTATTAATGTAATCAGTTAATTACTATGAGCTTAACGTACATACGTGCTGCGACCACGTTAATCCACCAAGGAAAATGAAAATGGGATTATTTTCACAGTCACAGAAAAACAGCAGCGAGAATGTTTATACAAACAGCGTTTTGCCTAACCTACATGCTAAAGACGGCAATAAACATATTGTCATGATCACGAGCTTCAGTAAATGGATCGACCAGGTGTTTGGTGTTGAATCTAAATATACGACTCAAGTTGGCTACATTGTCGATAAAATGCAAGAAGACGGCTATGAAATAGTCGCTATCGAACATACAACTTTGCAAAATCAGGGCATGTTTAAATCCATGGAAGGATTTCATACTTTAATTTACCTATAAGTGATAACTAGCTATGAGTCGAAAGAAGCGAATTAAAGGTTAATAAGATGTCAAATGGAGATTTAGATAATTTCATAGCTGCAGAGTTGCAGAAGCTTGATAAAGATATAAATTTAGATTTTCAGGACTTATATGTGGATTTCAAGAATTCAGATTTAATAAATCTTCTCTCAACTTTACAGAGCTTAATAAGTAGCGATTATGTCACAGATAGTTTCGCTATGAATCAACGGCTTCCAACGGATGATAATGAAGCATACTTTTGGGCCCCTGAGAGCAGGAAAATTCTGTCACATATTAGAACAATCGAAAGACTGCAAGATTTTTTGGTGGGCAATGAAGATGAGTTTCAAATTGATTCTTATTATAAAAATATTTTTGATAATTCGCTCAAGTTTCTAAAGCCTACAGGTGGAAGCGTTATTCCACCGCACACTGCAGAAGTTACTCTTTATTTGAAGAAACCTATTTTTTTGAAATCTGAGAAATTTAACATTAAGAGAAGTAACGAAAGCAATTGGATCAACAAGCAATTAATTGGCCAAGGATCATATGCCAGGATATATAAATATAACGATCCATTTTACAAAACCACTTTTATTCTAAAGTCTGCTCAGCCAGATCTTAATGACCAAGAGCTAAGACGATTCAAACAAGAATTTGCAATTTTACGAAAATTGGACTCGCCTTATATCGTCAAAGTCTACGATTACAATGAGACCAACAACACGTACACTATGGAGTACATGAAATCTGATCTAGACAAATTTATAAATCACAATAATAACAAACCAGATTTCAATAAATCGACAAGATTTTCAATAGTTAACCAGTTATTTGCCGCATATAAATATGTGCATGATCAAGGAGAACTTCAGCGAGATGTTAATCCAAAAAATATTTTAATTAATCAGTATGGAGATCAAACAATTGTTGTTAAATTATCCGACTTCAATTTGGCAAAAATTCCTAATAGTGAAATTACCGAAAGCGTTAGTGAAGTCAAGGGCCATCTAAAATACATCGACCCTGCTTTACCGGACTATGACTTTAAGCACTATGGGATTAAGAACGAAATCTACTCTATTGCACTAGTAATCAATTTCGTTATGACCGGGAAAGAATCATTTAAAACAACTAAAAATGAACAATTTGATCATTTTATGCAGAAAGCCACTGACTTGAACATAAATAATCGCTACGAAAACGTGTCAGAAATGAAGGCGGCTTTCAAAAAAATAATTTTTGACGAATAGTTTATAGACAGTAAACTTCATCAGGTTAAAAAACACATGCATTTATGAAAATTTTATTGACATCGTAACTGACATTAAATTTTATATGAAGTCTAATCGGAAATATGAAGAAGGGAAACACTATCATGGCTGGAGATATTAACTTTGATTTAGGACAAATACTACCTGAAAAAAGCATGGACGCACTTTTATATCCGACTTGCAAAGATCTTGGCATTCTTGCAGGGGGATTGGTAACAGCAATTACAAAACCGCTTCTAAAGTGGTCACTTTGTCAACAACAGGACATTGATGACTATCAAAATAAAATACAAAAGAATTTAAATACTATACCCGAGGACCAACTAGCAACTGATAAATTTGGAATGGCAATCAAAGCACTTAACGATTCACGGTTCCAATTAGGTGATGAAGGTTTGAGAGAAATGTTCGCGAAACTGATTGCAACAACTTTTGATAAAAGAAAAAATGAAAATTTGGTCCCACTATTTTCATCTCTCCTATCAAACATGTCACCAAAGGAAGCTGGATTCCTAAAAAAGTGGTATGAAAAAACTAAAGTATCACATTTTAACTCCGTCGTCATCAATATGGTTCAGCAAAATTCCATTGGCACTCAATTTCCTCTTTTAGATGGAATCCTGGTATATCCAGATGGATCAATGGAAAATGATGCATTAAATATTAATCTCCTAGAAAGTGCTGGCCTTATGGTTAGGTATAGAGGTCGAGAACTGAAGCATGAATTATTTCAAAAGCAGTATATTTCTGCTGAAAATTATTTCAAAAGCATTAAAGTGCCTCAAGAAAAATTCATGCCAGACTGTCATTTGGAATCAGAAAGAGGATATGTGATTTTGACAGAATTAGGCAAAATGTTCACGAATGTTTTGTTTGATTGATAAATGTTTCCTACAAATAGTTATGAAAAAAGTAACCATATATCTATCTACGGGTCTTTACTCTGGAGCAAGCTGAAAGCGGCTATTCGATTGATGAGCAGATCTCTAAATTAACTTATATACGTTGAAGTGAAAGATTGGACCGTCTATCAAGTTTATAAAGATCCTGGCTTTTCTGGATCTAACATTAAACGCCCAGCCATCACGAAATTGCTTGGAATTTTTGAACAACTTTAGTTATCTTTATTTTAACGATACTGGTTTTATGTTCACAATGGCCCAGCCCGGAATCGAACCCACAAAAAAACAAGCCTTTCGACTTGTTTTCTACTATATATTAGTTGCCTTGTGTGATTGAATTATAGGCTTTTCTGACAACATTGAAGTTACTATTTTTCGAACGCTCAAAGCCGGCGATGCCATAAAGGTTTTCGACGAGCTTTTTGCCTTTTTTCGTCTTCACGATTTGCATGAAGGCTTTAGAAATTTTCTGATCCAGCGAAGAAGACAAAGTCTTGCGAACCGTGATCGTATCATTAGGAATCTTCATGGTCTGTGCCAAAATCCGCGTGTCTTTGAAAATGTTAGGCACATCGCTCTTGACGAGGTTGCGGGCATCCTGATAAACGAATGCAGCGTCTGCCTGCTTGTTTGCCAAGGCCAGAACCCCTTGATCATGGCCTTTGACAGTAACGAGATGGGCATTTTTCACAACATCGATTCCTTTAGCATTCAGGTAGTAGATCGGGAAGATGTAACCCGAAGAACTGGTCGAATCCTGGACCGCGATATTTTTGCCTTCGAGGTCTTTTAAGCTCTTGATATTGGAATCCTTGCGGACAAGAATCAGTGACCGGTACCAGCTGACCATTTTCTTTTGATTGGAGCCGTCGTGATTGATGCCGTTTCGTACGACTTGAAGCAGGACTTTGGATCCATACTGCTTGTGTGCCTGGACGTAGCTTGCAGGCGGTAGGAAACCAACATCGATTTTGCCGGAGCCTAGGGCCTCGACGATCGAATTATAATCAGTGGAAACGGTGACCTGGACTTTTTTGCCTAAGCGTTTGGATAACATTTTTCCTAACGGGATGGCGCGGGCCTGCATGGTTGACGCATTCTCAGAAGGGACGAATCCAACGCGGATTGTCTTGGGATTGCGGCTTTGTGCAGCTGAAGCAGGGGATGCAGGCAGGCTGACAATCAGACCAGCCGCCAGCAGCAGACTGCCGATAAAGGTGATAATTTTTCTCATAACTTCTCACTCTCTTAATCTTGTTAATTTAAGTAAATAATACCTTTAATTGGTTAAAATAAAGGTATCGTTTACTTTTATTTTAACCTCTTGATACGATATCACGGTGAGGAGGGGAAAGCAAGTTCGCTTTGGATGTAAATCGCTGAAAAATATTTATTTTGGGAATGTTTTTAACATTATAATTAAGTGAATTAATTATGATAAATCCGCCAATCATTAAAAAAATAAAGTATTCCGAGGCTTCGATTGAGAGTCTTGATGATGTTTTAATCAACTCTGAGGAAAAGCACTACATTGAGGATTATCCGACTGTTTATGTTGTCAATGACAAAAAAGATAATGCAGGGAGGCTGAACTTTGATGTCTATGTTGGAGAAGCCAACTGGATTATTCAGAGAACAAAACAGCATCTTGAGAATGCAAATGATAAATTACAGCATTTGAATTCTGATGCGCAGATCATGATTATTGGCCATGATCATTTTAATAAGTCAATGACTTTGGATATTGAGAACCGGCTTATCAATCATATGATTGGCATTGATAATGTTGTTTCCTTGAATGGCCGGGGCAATCAGCAGGGAACTTATTTCACCTCCAATTTGACAGGCGAAATTTTTAATAAAATATGGCGAAAAATGCATCTGATTGAGCCTGAATTAATTCCACCTCTAAATGTTGTCAGAGATTCGGCACTTTTCAAAGCTTCGCCATTCCATAACCTTTCCGAAGAACAGCGAAATGATAAAAACCAAATTGTTGCGGAAACCGAGGCTGCACTTTCTAGAGACGAAATTGGCCAGTTAATCATTGTCGAAGGAGCCGCCGGAACTGGCAAAACAGTCTTGCTGAGCAGCTTGTTCTATGAATTCGCCTCACACGGCGGAGGAGAATTCAGCAACTCGATTATTAATGATGCGAGGAGTTTTCTGCTTGTGAATCATGACCAGCAGTTGACTGTTTACCAGCAAATCGCCAAGAAACTTAATTTGAGTTCAAAAAATAAAGAAGTCGTTTATAAGCCGACTGTCTGGCTAAATTATATGGAAAACCAGCCAATTGCTGATGTTGCCTTAGTTGATGAGGCACATTTACTTTGGACTCAAGGTAAACAAGCTTATCGTGGCAAAAATCAACTGGATGATATTCGCAAACATGCCCGAGTTGTGATTGCTGTTTTCGACAAAAATCAGATTCTGAGATCCGAACAGCATCTGTCCGATGAGTCAATCGCGAAATTATATGTTGGAGCAAAGGTGATTAAGCTGAATCATCAATTTCGCATCCACGCAAACGAGAATACAATTCAGTGGATTGATGATTTTGTTGAAGGCACACTCACCAAAATCCCTAAAGACGACAGCTACGACCTGAAAATTTTTGATGATCCCGAAAAAATGTACGAGCAAATTAAGCAAAAGAATCAAGATCAGCGATTCGGCTTGTCCCGTATGCTCGCGACTTTTGATTGGAAATATATTGAAAACAAGGAGCCTGAAAATGGCGGGCTCTGGCGTGTGACCGTTGGTGATTTCTCATTGCCATGGAATTTGGAATTAGAAAATAAAACCAATAGGAAACGCAATAAAGGTCTTTCTTGGGCTGAGCGGGATTATACAATTAATGAAATTGGATCAACATTTACGATTCAAGGTTTCGATTTAAATTATGCAGGTTTGATTATCGGGCCATCGGTTAAATGGCGTAATGGTCGTTTGGTCTTTGATCGCGATGCAAGTGCCAATCATAATGCAATTAAAAAACGTGACGGTCAGGATTTTTCTGAGCAGCACCTTCGAAATGAGTTAAATGTGTTAATTAAAAGAGGTGTCCGCGGCTTATGTATTTATGCAGTCGATGATGAACTGCGAAATAAACTTATGTCTTTGACGAACTAATATTAAAAACTAAATTTTAATGATATTTGGTATCAGCCATTCTTTCAAATAGCCATTTATTTTTTTAATTTTGCTTATATTTCCGTGTTAATTAAGTTTAAAATTATATCGAAAAGGATGGTTTTTATGGCACGGGATTATTCAGTTGGGTTGGATATTGGAACGAGTTCTGTTGGCTGGGCGGCGATTGACAATAAATATCACTTGATTCGAGCAAAAAGTAAGAATTTGATCGGAGTCAGGCTTTTTGATTCTGCCGTTACTGCAGAAAAAAGACGAGGCTATCGTACGACACGTCGGCGATTGTCACGCAGGCACTGGCGTTTAAGGCTATTGAACGACATATTTGCAGGGCCACTGACAGATTTCGGGGATGAAAATTTTCTTGCACGTCTCAAATATTCTTGGGTTCATCCACAGGACCAATCAAACCAGGCTCATTTTGCCGCCGGACTCTTGTTCGATTCCAAAGAACAGGATAAAGATTTTTATAGGAAATATCCCACAATCTACCATTTACGATTGGCATTGATGAATGATGACCAAAAGCATGATCTCAGAGAAGTCTATTTAGCGATTCATCATCTAGTCAAATATCGTGGTCACTTTCTCATCGAAGGCGATGTGAAAGCAGATTCTGCTTTTGACGTACACACTTTTGCAGATGCTATTCAGAGATATGCCGAGTCAAATAATTCGGACGAAAATTTACTTGGTAAAATTGATGAAAAGAAGTTGTCTGCTGCATTAACTGATAAACATGGTTCGAAGTCTCAACGCGCAGAAACAGCAGAAACTGCTTTTGACATTTTAGATCTACAAAGCAAAAAACAAATTCAGGCAATTTTAAAATCTGTCGTTGGTAATCAAGCTAATTTGATGGCGATATTTGGCTTGGATTCATCAGCTATTTCCAAAGATGAACAAAAAAATTACAAATTCTCTTTTGATGATGCTGATATTGATGAGAAAATTGCAGATAGTGAAGCATTGCTGTCAGATACTGAATTTGAGTTTCTTTGTGATTTAAAGGCGGCTTTTGATGGTTTGACCTTGAAAATGCTTCTAGGCGATGATAAAACGGTCAGTGCCGCGATGGTTCGCCGCTTTAATGAACATCAAAAAGATTGGGAATACATAAAATCTCATATTCGTAATGCAAAAAATGCCGGCAATGGTCTCTATGAGAAAAGCAAAAAATTTGATGGTATCAACGCAGCCTACTTGGCTTTACAAAGCGATAACGAGGATGATCGCAAAAAGGCCAAAAAAATTTTTCAAGATGAAATAAGTTCTGCCGACATTCCGGATGATGTAAAAGCTGATTTTCTTAAAAAAATTGATGATGATCAATTCTTACCAATTCAAAGAACAAAAAATAATGGTACGATTCCTCATCAGCTTCACCGTAATGAACTGGAACAAATTATTGAAAAACAAGGTATTTATTATCCATTTTTGAAGGATACATATCAGGAAAATAGTCATGAACTGAATAAAATAACGGCTCTAATTAATTTTCGTGTGCCGTATTATGTCGGCCCCTTGGTAGAGGAAGAACAAAAAATTGCAGATGATGGAAAAAATATTCCCGATCCAACCAATCATTGGATGGTAAGAAAGTCCAATGATACGATTACGCCATGGAATTTAAGTCAAGTCGTAGATTTGGATAAATCAGGCAGGCGATTTATTGAGAGATTGACGGGTACGGATACATATTTGATAGGCGAACCCACATTACCAAAAAATTCGCTTTTGTATCAGAAATTTGATGTTCTACAGGAACTAAACAATATCCGAGTATCCGGCCGCCGTTTGGACATTAGGGCAAAACAAGACGCATTCGAACATCTTTTTAAGGTACAAAAAACAGTCTCAGCAACGAACTTGAAGGATTTTTTGGTTCAGGCCGGTTATATTTCAGAAGATACTCAAATTGAAGGATTGGCTGATGTAAATGGGAAGAATTTTAATAATGCACTAACAACCTATAATTATCTTGTTTCGGTTTTAGGAAGAGAATTTGTTGAAAATCCTAGCAATGAAGAATTGTTGGAAGAAATAACAGAATTACAAACCGTTTTTGAAGATAAAAAAGTCTTGCGCAGGCAGCTTGACCAGTTAGATGGCCTTTCCGATCATAATCGAGAAAAACTGTCAAGAAAGCATTACACCGGTTGGGGACGGATTTCAAAGAAACTTTTAACCACAAAAATTGTTCAAAATGCTGATAAAATTGATAATCAGACTTTTGATGTTCCCCGTATGAACCAAAGTATCATTGATACTCTGTACAATACAAAAATGAATTTGATGGAGATTATTAATAACGCGGAGGATGATTTTGGCGTTCGGGCCTGGATTGATAAACAGAATACGACGGATGGGGATGAGCAAGATGTTTACAGTCTCATTGATGAGTTAGCTGGTCCAAAGGAAATAAAACGTGGTATTGTTCAGTCCTTTCGAATCCTGGATGACATCACAAAAGCTGTTGGCTATGCTCCGAAACGTGTTTACCTAGAATTTGCAAGAAAAACACAAGAATCACATCTAACTAATTCTCGAAAAAATCAGCTAAGCACATTATTAAAAAATGCCGGGCTGTCGGAACTTGTGACTCAGGTGAGCCAATATGATGCTGCCGCTTTGCAAAACGACCGCCTATATTTGTACTTTTTGCAGCAAGGCAAAGATATGTACTCTGGCGAAAAGTTGAATTTAGATAATCTTTCAAATTACGATATTGATCATATTATTCCGCAAGCCTACACGAAAGATAATTCTTTAGACAACCGTGTGCTTGTCAGCAATATTACTAACAGGCGCAAATCTGATTCGTCAAATTATTTGCCAGCTTTAATCGATAAAATGCGCCCATTCTGGTCTGTGCTTTCAAAGCAGGGCCTATTGAGTA
The Oenococcus kitaharae DSM 17330 DNA segment above includes these coding regions:
- a CDS encoding ion channel gives rise to the protein MKTKILNIFLYLLAAISIPLAFMDTSKAPLIFADWGIWIIFVFDYFFEFNLAKDKRNYLKHHIIELISIIPFNAFPAFRILRIVRVFAFAGRFLHKTKDFLIETKVYIAFIITGIILIISGLLFAFYQKDNFLDGLFWALGVATTSGSPFTATKMVIKIVNIILMFTGIGLVGYFTGALASWLTKDDISNNDIDKKLDEVLKRIDLIESERK
- a CDS encoding helix-turn-helix domain-containing protein, translated to MSDTEKQYFASQLRQAVDNSDLTYSDLAHTSGISLSTINRWKEGKAVPRFENILKLADALNESINWFLGRY
- a CDS encoding protein kinase family protein; this encodes MSNGDLDNFIAAELQKLDKDINLDFQDLYVDFKNSDLINLLSTLQSLISSDYVTDSFAMNQRLPTDDNEAYFWAPESRKILSHIRTIERLQDFLVGNEDEFQIDSYYKNIFDNSLKFLKPTGGSVIPPHTAEVTLYLKKPIFLKSEKFNIKRSNESNWINKQLIGQGSYARIYKYNDPFYKTTFILKSAQPDLNDQELRRFKQEFAILRKLDSPYIVKVYDYNETNNTYTMEYMKSDLDKFINHNNNKPDFNKSTRFSIVNQLFAAYKYVHDQGELQRDVNPKNILINQYGDQTIVVKLSDFNLAKIPNSEITESVSEVKGHLKYIDPALPDYDFKHYGIKNEIYSIALVINFVMTGKESFKTTKNEQFDHFMQKATDLNINNRYENVSEMKAAFKKIIFDE
- a CDS encoding DUF4393 domain-containing protein, whose product is MAGDINFDLGQILPEKSMDALLYPTCKDLGILAGGLVTAITKPLLKWSLCQQQDIDDYQNKIQKNLNTIPEDQLATDKFGMAIKALNDSRFQLGDEGLREMFAKLIATTFDKRKNENLVPLFSSLLSNMSPKEAGFLKKWYEKTKVSHFNSVVINMVQQNSIGTQFPLLDGILVYPDGSMENDALNINLLESAGLMVRYRGRELKHELFQKQYISAENYFKSIKVPQEKFMPDCHLESERGYVILTELGKMFTNVLFD
- a CDS encoding phosphate/phosphite/phosphonate ABC transporter substrate-binding protein translates to MRKIITFIGSLLLAAGLIVSLPASPASAAQSRNPKTIRVGFVPSENASTMQARAIPLGKMLSKRLGKKVQVTVSTDYNSIVEALGSGKIDVGFLPPASYVQAHKQYGSKVLLQVVRNGINHDGSNQKKMVSWYRSLILVRKDSNIKSLKDLEGKNIAVQDSTSSSGYIFPIYYLNAKGIDVVKNAHLVTVKGHDQGVLALANKQADAAFVYQDARNLVKSDVPNIFKDTRILAQTMKIPNDTITVRKTLSSSLDQKISKAFMQIVKTKKGKKLVENLYGIAGFERSKNSNFNVVRKAYNSITQGN
- a CDS encoding DUF2075 domain-containing protein, encoding MINPPIIKKIKYSEASIESLDDVLINSEEKHYIEDYPTVYVVNDKKDNAGRLNFDVYVGEANWIIQRTKQHLENANDKLQHLNSDAQIMIIGHDHFNKSMTLDIENRLINHMIGIDNVVSLNGRGNQQGTYFTSNLTGEIFNKIWRKMHLIEPELIPPLNVVRDSALFKASPFHNLSEEQRNDKNQIVAETEAALSRDEIGQLIIVEGAAGTGKTVLLSSLFYEFASHGGGEFSNSIINDARSFLLVNHDQQLTVYQQIAKKLNLSSKNKEVVYKPTVWLNYMENQPIADVALVDEAHLLWTQGKQAYRGKNQLDDIRKHARVVIAVFDKNQILRSEQHLSDESIAKLYVGAKVIKLNHQFRIHANENTIQWIDDFVEGTLTKIPKDDSYDLKIFDDPEKMYEQIKQKNQDQRFGLSRMLATFDWKYIENKEPENGGLWRVTVGDFSLPWNLELENKTNRKRNKGLSWAERDYTINEIGSTFTIQGFDLNYAGLIIGPSVKWRNGRLVFDRDASANHNAIKKRDGQDFSEQHLRNELNVLIKRGVRGLCIYAVDDELRNKLMSLTN
- the cas9 gene encoding type II CRISPR RNA-guided endonuclease Cas9 (Cas9, originally named Csn1, is the large, multifunctional signature protein of type II CRISPR/Cas systems. It is well known even to general audiences because its RNA-guided endonuclease activity has made it a popular tool for custom editing of eukaryotic genomes.), which gives rise to MARDYSVGLDIGTSSVGWAAIDNKYHLIRAKSKNLIGVRLFDSAVTAEKRRGYRTTRRRLSRRHWRLRLLNDIFAGPLTDFGDENFLARLKYSWVHPQDQSNQAHFAAGLLFDSKEQDKDFYRKYPTIYHLRLALMNDDQKHDLREVYLAIHHLVKYRGHFLIEGDVKADSAFDVHTFADAIQRYAESNNSDENLLGKIDEKKLSAALTDKHGSKSQRAETAETAFDILDLQSKKQIQAILKSVVGNQANLMAIFGLDSSAISKDEQKNYKFSFDDADIDEKIADSEALLSDTEFEFLCDLKAAFDGLTLKMLLGDDKTVSAAMVRRFNEHQKDWEYIKSHIRNAKNAGNGLYEKSKKFDGINAAYLALQSDNEDDRKKAKKIFQDEISSADIPDDVKADFLKKIDDDQFLPIQRTKNNGTIPHQLHRNELEQIIEKQGIYYPFLKDTYQENSHELNKITALINFRVPYYVGPLVEEEQKIADDGKNIPDPTNHWMVRKSNDTITPWNLSQVVDLDKSGRRFIERLTGTDTYLIGEPTLPKNSLLYQKFDVLQELNNIRVSGRRLDIRAKQDAFEHLFKVQKTVSATNLKDFLVQAGYISEDTQIEGLADVNGKNFNNALTTYNYLVSVLGREFVENPSNEELLEEITELQTVFEDKKVLRRQLDQLDGLSDHNREKLSRKHYTGWGRISKKLLTTKIVQNADKIDNQTFDVPRMNQSIIDTLYNTKMNLMEIINNAEDDFGVRAWIDKQNTTDGDEQDVYSLIDELAGPKEIKRGIVQSFRILDDITKAVGYAPKRVYLEFARKTQESHLTNSRKNQLSTLLKNAGLSELVTQVSQYDAAALQNDRLYLYFLQQGKDMYSGEKLNLDNLSNYDIDHIIPQAYTKDNSLDNRVLVSNITNRRKSDSSNYLPALIDKMRPFWSVLSKQGLLSKHKFANLTRTRDFDDMEKERFIARSLVETRQIIKNVASLIDSHFGGETKAVAIRSSLTADMRRYVDIPKNRDINDYHHAFDALLFSTVGQYTENSGLMKKGQLSDSAGNQYNRYIKEWIHAARLNAQSQRVNPFGFVVGSMRNAAPGKLNPETGEITPEENADWSIADLDYLHKVMNFRKITVTRRLKDQKGQLYDESRYPSVLHDAKSKASINFDKHKPVDLYGGFSSAKPAYAALIKFKNKFRLVNVLRQWTYSDKNSEDYILEQIRGKYPKAEMVLSHIPYGQLVKKDGALVTISSATELHNFEQLWLPLADYKLINTLLKTKEDNLVDILHNRLDLPEMTIESAFYKAFDSILSFAFNRYALHQNALVKLQAHRDDFNALNYEDKQQTLERILDALHASPASSDLKKINLSSGFGRLFSPSHFTLADTDEFIFQSVTGLFSTQKTVAQLYQETK